From the genome of Ictalurus furcatus strain D&B chromosome 4, Billie_1.0, whole genome shotgun sequence, one region includes:
- the hsf4 gene encoding heat shock factor protein 4, whose translation MQESPGPIGVDGGYANNVPAFLTKLWTLVEDPETNHLICWSTTGTSFHVFDQGRFAKEVLPKYFKHNNMASFVRQLNMYGFRKVVNIEQSGLVKPERDDTEFQHLYFLQGHEHLLEHIKRKVSIVKSEETKFRQEDLSKLLYEVQVLRSQQENMECQMQDMKQQNEVLWREVVSLRQNHTQQQKVMNKLIQFLFSQMQASPPSTVGMKRKLPLMLDDGATTPPTSKLSHSHSMESIQEAFYIQSPSTEAASCSTSNTMTVGPIIADVTDMSQPSAMAIQMEEARERCPMIIKEEPVSPGVHRWSEDISCGVCTEPPVLPLAMVQSVLEGRGSGPGERRAKRTIDKPEPSEAVENVDMSFEELQLLLRNHQQSIESSSANVDAFTFSMPINEWNFTEMDPNLKSELSNILVPAAMSQYMFQCQEGEVCNSNGCEEQ comes from the exons ATGCAGGAGTCACCAGGTCCCATAGGTGTGGATGGAGGCTATGCCAACAACGTGCCGGCGTTCCTCACTAAGCTGTGGACGCTGGTGGAAGACCCAGAGACCAACCATCTCATCTGTTGGAGCACT ACTGGTACCAGCTTCCATGTGTTTGACCAAGGCAGGTTTGCCAAAGAGGTTCTGCCCAAATACTTCAAACACAACAACATGGCCAGCTTTGTGCGCCAACTCAACATGT ATGGCTTCAGGAAGGTGGTGAATATTGAACAGAGTGGGCTGGTGAAGCCGGAAAGAGATGATACAGAGTTTCAGCACCTGTACTTCCTCCAAGGCCATGAGCATCTTCTAGAACATATCAAGCGCAAG GTGTCTATAGTAAAAAGTGAGGAAACTAAATTCAGGCAGGAGGACTTAAGCAAGCTCTTGTATGAAGTACAGGTGCTTCGCAGCCAACAAGAGAACATGGAGTGCCAGATGCAAGATATGAAACA GCAGAACGAAGTATTGTGGAGGGAGGTGGTGTCACTGagacaaaaccacacacagcagcagaaaGTTATgaacaag CTGATTCAGTTCCTGTTCAGCCAGATGCAGGCGAGCCCCCCCAGCACGGTCGGAATGAAGAGAAAATT GCCCCTGATGTTAGATGATGGCGCCACCACTCCTCCTACCTCCAAACTCAGTCACAGCCACTCCATGGAGTCCATACAAGAGGCCTTCTACATCCAATCG CCATCCACAGAGGCTGCCTCCTGTTCCACTAGCAACACAATGACAGTAGGACCGATCATCGCTGATGTTACTGACATGTCACAGCCTAGTGCAATGGCTATTCAAATGGAGGAAGCACG GGAAAGGTGTCCAATGATTATTAAAGAAGAGCCAGTGAGTCCAGGTGTGCACAGATGGAGTGAGGACATTTCTTGTGGTGTGTGTACGGAACCCCCGGTTCTCCCCTTGGCCATGGTACAGTCCGTCCTAGAGGGCCGAGGGTCAGGTCCTGGAGAGAGGAGGGCCAAGAGAACCATAGACAA gccaGAACCTTCTGAAGCTGTTGAAAATGTGGACATGAGCTTTGAGGAACTACAGCTGCTCCTGAGAAACCACCAGCAAAGTATAGAGTCCAGCTCTGCCAATGTGGAT GCATTCACTTTTAGCATGCCCATCAATGAGTGGAACTTCACAGAGATGGACCCAAATCTCAAATCA GAGTTGTCCAACATCCTTGTCCCTGCTGCTATGTCTCAGTACATGTTCCAGTGCCAGGAGGGTGAAGTGTGCAATTCTAATGGCTGTGAGGAACAGTAA